One Nostoc punctiforme PCC 73102 DNA window includes the following coding sequences:
- a CDS encoding 2Fe-2S iron-sulfur cluster-binding protein has protein sequence MSRTYTIKVRDRATGKTHTLKVPEDRYILHTAEKQGVELPFSCRNGACTACAVRVLSGEIYQPEAIGLSPDLRQQGYALLCVSYPRSDLEVETQDEDEVYELQFGRYFAKGKVKAGLPLDEE, from the coding sequence ATGTCCCGTACATACACAATTAAAGTTCGCGATCGCGCCACTGGCAAAACACACACCCTAAAAGTGCCAGAAGACCGTTATATCCTGCACACTGCCGAAAAACAAGGTGTGGAACTACCGTTTTCCTGTCGCAACGGAGCTTGCACCGCTTGTGCTGTGAGGGTATTGTCAGGAGAAATTTATCAACCAGAGGCGATCGGATTGTCACCAGATTTACGTCAGCAAGGTTATGCCCTGTTGTGTGTGAGTTATCCCCGTTCTGACTTGGAAGTAGAGACACAAGACGAAGATGAAGTCTACGAACTCCAGTTTGGGCGCTATTTTGCTAAGGGGAAAGTTAAAGCGGGTTTACCGTTAGATGAGGAATAA
- a CDS encoding phycobiliprotein lyase: protein MNIEEFFQLSAGKWFSHRTSQHLALNQSEHSKSDIIIDTLAVDHPEATKLCQQYEINPSSASCAIKINWNGTMEKDQTKHSGSTVLVSVPDADNPSEGKLLREVVDAEKTPVAGHYKFDSDGALILTIEDENIWSEERLWFASPNLRMRVNVLKSFGGFSITSFTSEIRMGGFPPAAKASEAANSVSS, encoded by the coding sequence ATGAATATTGAAGAGTTTTTTCAGTTAAGCGCTGGTAAATGGTTTTCTCATCGGACTAGTCAACATTTAGCTTTGAATCAATCTGAACATAGCAAGTCAGACATTATCATTGATACCTTAGCAGTAGATCATCCAGAAGCGACCAAACTGTGTCAACAGTACGAAATTAATCCTAGTTCCGCCTCCTGTGCTATCAAAATTAACTGGAATGGCACAATGGAAAAGGATCAAACAAAACATAGTGGTTCAACTGTGTTAGTTTCAGTACCCGATGCAGATAATCCGTCTGAAGGCAAGTTACTGCGGGAAGTAGTTGATGCTGAGAAAACTCCAGTTGCTGGACACTACAAATTTGACAGTGATGGTGCTTTAATCCTAACTATAGAAGATGAAAACATCTGGTCAGAGGAGCGCCTGTGGTTTGCTAGCCCCAATTTGCGAATGCGGGTAAATGTCCTCAAGAGTTTTGGTGGATTTAGCATTACTTCCTTCACTTCTGAGATTCGCATGGGTGGTTTTCCACCTGCTGCGAAAGCTTCCGAGGCAGCTAATTCAGTATCGAGTTAG
- a CDS encoding ferritin-like domain-containing protein — MVQLSERPGTKKITNLQDKFIYELGGIYDAEHRFLEAQQLMWQYSQHSQLKSLLETHIGETEQQIRNLEQVFRTLGQQPQRVTCDAAAGLISDGQKLTLLSADNPQIVDLGLAGGQAKVEQLEIAAYRALIRGAEQMGQNEVVQLLQQNLQQEEQTAKKIEQHLPQLLKEAKSAEGSNANRSR; from the coding sequence ATGGTTCAACTTAGCGAACGTCCCGGCACCAAAAAAATCACAAACTTGCAGGATAAGTTCATCTATGAGCTTGGTGGTATATACGATGCTGAACACCGCTTTTTGGAAGCACAGCAATTAATGTGGCAGTATAGCCAACATAGCCAGTTGAAGTCCTTGCTCGAAACCCATATTGGCGAAACCGAGCAGCAAATTAGGAATTTAGAGCAGGTATTCAGGACCTTGGGACAGCAACCGCAGCGCGTTACTTGTGATGCGGCGGCTGGTCTGATTAGTGATGGTCAAAAATTAACACTACTGTCTGCTGATAATCCTCAAATTGTGGATTTAGGGCTAGCAGGCGGACAGGCCAAGGTAGAACAGTTGGAAATTGCCGCCTATCGTGCTTTGATTAGAGGTGCCGAGCAGATGGGGCAGAACGAAGTAGTGCAGCTGCTACAGCAAAACTTGCAGCAGGAAGAGCAGACAGCTAAAAAGATTGAGCAGCATCTGCCACAGTTACTTAAAGAGGCAAAGTCGGCTGAAGGTTCAAATGCTAATAGGTCTCGTTAA
- a CDS encoding ATP phosphoribosyltransferase regulatory subunit, with protein MVYQPASGARDLLPLDVEKKRWIEDRLQQVFHRWGYHRIITSTLERMDTLMAGEAIQRQMVIQLQNGEDDELGLRPELTASIARTVVTRMANATYPQRLYYNANVFRRTWESRHNRQQEFYQAGVELLGAGGLLANAEVLLLVADCLAALGLRQWHLILGEAGITRSLLSAFPANLQDKVRSAIAHLDRITIDTLPLSDKLRDRAQIIMDLRGPSADVLQKVSSLDLDEEQREAVNNLKSLVELLESEKKFPLILDLSLIQTIDYYTGIVFEVVNDTESQARVLGRGGRYDQLLGLYHPQRENIPGIGFGLSIEDLYQVLLSTQQLPQVTPASNYLVVPETGSANAAAFAYAQKLRDSTDLVRVEIDLGGRDAEAIRQYARDRSIAQIAWIKADSSPKIESLR; from the coding sequence ATGGTGTATCAGCCAGCATCGGGTGCCAGGGATTTATTGCCCTTGGATGTGGAGAAAAAACGCTGGATTGAAGATCGGTTACAGCAGGTGTTTCATCGTTGGGGATATCACAGGATTATCACCTCAACTTTAGAGCGTATGGATACCTTGATGGCAGGGGAAGCAATTCAGCGCCAGATGGTGATTCAACTACAAAATGGCGAAGATGATGAATTAGGGCTACGTCCAGAATTAACAGCATCCATTGCTCGTACTGTTGTCACTCGCATGGCAAATGCAACTTATCCGCAACGGTTGTACTACAACGCCAATGTGTTTCGCCGCACGTGGGAAAGTAGGCATAATCGCCAGCAAGAGTTTTATCAAGCTGGAGTGGAGTTGTTAGGTGCTGGCGGATTGCTGGCGAATGCGGAAGTACTGCTGCTAGTCGCGGATTGTTTAGCAGCATTGGGTTTGCGACAATGGCACTTAATTTTAGGTGAAGCGGGAATTACGCGATCGCTCCTGAGTGCATTTCCGGCTAATTTACAGGATAAAGTTCGCAGTGCGATCGCTCATCTCGACCGCATTACCATAGATACTTTACCTTTGAGTGACAAACTACGCGATCGCGCCCAAATCATCATGGATTTGCGTGGCCCAAGTGCAGACGTGTTGCAAAAAGTTAGTAGCCTGGATCTAGATGAAGAACAGCGAGAAGCAGTAAATAACCTCAAATCCCTAGTAGAATTACTAGAATCAGAGAAAAAATTTCCGTTAATCCTTGATCTCAGCCTGATCCAGACTATAGATTACTACACTGGTATTGTCTTTGAAGTTGTCAACGACACCGAATCCCAAGCCAGAGTTTTAGGGCGAGGTGGTCGCTATGACCAACTTTTGGGGCTATATCATCCTCAAAGAGAAAATATACCTGGTATTGGTTTTGGACTCAGCATTGAAGATTTATACCAAGTTTTGTTATCTACTCAGCAATTACCACAAGTAACCCCAGCGAGTAACTATTTGGTAGTACCAGAGACGGGCAGTGCTAACGCCGCTGCCTTTGCCTACGCGCAAAAACTCAGAGATTCTACTGATTTGGTGCGGGTAGAAATTGATTTGGGGGGAAGGGATGCAGAGGCTATTCGCCAATATGCACGCGATCGCAGCATAGCCCAAATTGCTTGGATCAAAGCTGATAGTTCGCCAAAAATTGAATCATTGCGTTAA
- a CDS encoding type II toxin-antitoxin system VapC family toxin, whose protein sequence is MRFLLDTNILSEPLRPIPNPNVIKMLRRHEDEIATATVVYHELIFGCYRLPESNKRKTIEKYLQEVVQPNIPLLPYDTNAARWHATERARLVTIGKTPSFADGQIAAISKVNGLILVTNNVSDYGDFIELQVENWFI, encoded by the coding sequence TTGCGCTTTTTATTAGATACTAATATTCTTTCTGAGCCATTGCGCCCAATTCCCAATCCCAATGTTATCAAAATGCTGCGGCGACATGAAGATGAAATAGCAACAGCAACTGTTGTCTATCATGAACTAATTTTTGGATGCTACCGTCTTCCAGAATCTAACAAACGTAAAACTATAGAAAAATATCTCCAAGAAGTAGTTCAGCCTAATATACCCTTACTGCCATACGATACTAACGCCGCTAGATGGCACGCTACAGAAAGAGCACGTTTAGTAACTATTGGCAAAACGCCATCATTTGCAGATGGTCAAATTGCTGCAATTTCTAAAGTTAACGGTTTGATACTTGTTACTAATAATGTGTCAGACTACGGTGATTTTATCGAACTACAAGTCGAGAACTGGTTTATATGA
- a CDS encoding Uma2 family endonuclease: MIQALRKLVTFDEFVAKYPDNTGKRYELHDGVIVEMPQPTGDHEQIIVFLVQKLILEYSRINLPYSIPKTVLVKPLESESAYSPDVLILNLPNLVNEPLWKKESTVSQAESIPLVIEVVSSNWRDDYLKKAADYEAVGIPEYWIVDYAALGGRRFIGNPKQATVSLYILIEGEYQVSQFRGSDACGNPCGERIISPTFPELNLTAEQIFQAGGYPV; this comes from the coding sequence ATGATTCAAGCCTTACGCAAACTAGTTACATTTGACGAATTCGTTGCTAAATATCCCGACAACACAGGAAAACGTTATGAATTGCATGATGGAGTAATTGTAGAGATGCCGCAACCTACAGGCGATCATGAACAGATTATCGTATTTTTAGTTCAGAAACTTATTCTAGAATATAGTCGCATCAACTTACCTTATAGCATTCCGAAAACAGTACTTGTAAAACCGCTTGAAAGTGAATCGGCTTACTCACCAGATGTACTGATATTAAATCTTCCTAATTTGGTAAATGAACCTCTGTGGAAAAAAGAATCTACTGTAAGCCAAGCGGAATCAATACCCTTAGTAATTGAGGTGGTAAGTAGCAATTGGCGTGATGATTATTTAAAAAAAGCTGCTGACTATGAGGCTGTAGGCATACCAGAATACTGGATTGTAGACTATGCTGCTTTAGGCGGTAGGCGATTTATTGGCAACCCCAAACAAGCAACTGTCTCGCTTTACATCTTAATTGAGGGAGAATATCAAGTCAGCCAGTTTCGAGGTAGCGATGCCTGCGGCAACCCCTGCGGGGAACGCATTATCTCACCTACTTTCCCCGAATTAAATTTAACCGCAGAACAGATTTTTCAAGCTGGTGGATACCCTGTATAG
- a CDS encoding GUN4 domain-containing protein, with the protein MRDLLADSKWQEADRETLTIMLRVAGREKEGWLDIQSINSFPCTELRTIDRLWLRYSNGQFGFSVQKRIWESIGGTLDADYETWCKFGDRVGWRSQREFNFTFDIKVPHGHLPTQGRGKKRQKAEWMRGLVIPSIGSRLLSCNI; encoded by the coding sequence CTGCGCGATTTGCTAGCCGATTCGAAATGGCAAGAAGCGGATCGGGAAACTTTGACAATTATGTTAAGGGTGGCTGGTCGAGAAAAAGAAGGCTGGCTTGATATTCAATCCATCAACAGCTTTCCCTGCACTGAGTTACGCACAATAGACCGACTTTGGCTAAGATATAGCAATGGGCAGTTTGGCTTTAGTGTGCAAAAGCGCATTTGGGAAAGCATCGGGGGAACGCTAGATGCTGATTATGAAACATGGTGTAAGTTTGGCGATCGTGTGGGCTGGCGGAGTCAAAGAGAATTTAACTTCACCTTCGATATAAAAGTCCCACATGGACATCTCCCGACGCAAGGAAGGGGAAAAAAGAGGCAGAAGGCAGAGTGGATGAGAGGTTTGGTAATACCTTCTATCGGATCGAGACTTCTAAGCTGTAATATATAA
- a CDS encoding HAMP domain-containing histidine kinase: MQSGLSSDIARQIVEETHGGKLSFSSVIGEGMEFLIELPV; the protein is encoded by the coding sequence ATGCAAAGCGGCTTGTCGTCAGACATCGCTCGGCAGATTGTTGAAGAAACCCACGGTGGAAAATTGAGTTTTAGCTCGGTTATTGGTGAAGGCATGGAATTTCTCATTGAACTACCTGTGTAA
- a CDS encoding indolepyruvate ferredoxin oxidoreductase subunit alpha, translated as MPHTIVTEVCEGVADCVDACPVACIHDGPGKNAKGTDWYWIDFATCIDCGICLQVCPVEGAILAEERPELQKTP; from the coding sequence ATGCCGCACACAATTGTTACAGAAGTCTGTGAAGGCGTAGCTGACTGCGTAGATGCCTGTCCAGTAGCTTGTATTCATGATGGCCCAGGTAAAAATGCCAAGGGAACAGATTGGTACTGGATTGACTTTGCCACTTGCATCGACTGTGGTATATGTCTCCAAGTTTGCCCAGTAGAAGGGGCGATTCTGGCAGAAGAACGACCGGAGTTGCAAAAAACTCCGTAA
- a CDS encoding thermonuclease family protein, with protein MVVSLGNWIRKIAILVCLLLLVSCQSKNQLPNNQAQVKVARVVSGQSLEVLGMAEQPNLISQVRLVGVDAPDLRQRPWGEAAKEQLENLIGGAEELVELEFDLEAKDKIGRTLAYVWKNKVLLNEELVKQGNAMFVGRSPNHKYDQRLERAQQWARLMGQGIWNPEKPMRLTPAEFRRQNL; from the coding sequence ATGGTTGTGAGTCTTGGTAACTGGATACGAAAAATAGCCATTTTGGTTTGCTTATTGCTCTTGGTGAGTTGCCAAAGCAAAAACCAGTTGCCAAATAATCAGGCTCAGGTGAAAGTAGCGCGGGTAGTTAGCGGGCAAAGTTTGGAAGTGTTAGGAATGGCTGAACAACCGAATTTGATTTCTCAAGTGCGGTTAGTTGGCGTTGATGCACCAGATTTGCGACAGAGACCTTGGGGAGAAGCAGCAAAAGAACAGTTAGAAAATCTTATTGGTGGTGCAGAAGAATTGGTTGAACTAGAGTTTGATTTAGAAGCAAAAGATAAAATCGGGCGAACTCTAGCTTATGTATGGAAAAATAAGGTGTTGTTGAATGAAGAATTAGTGAAACAAGGGAATGCAATGTTTGTTGGGCGATCGCCTAACCACAAATATGACCAGCGTTTAGAACGTGCCCAACAATGGGCTAGACTCATGGGTCAAGGAATCTGGAACCCAGAAAAACCCATGCGCCTCACTCCCGCCGAGTTTCGCCGCCAAAATCTTTAA
- a CDS encoding J domain-containing protein, which produces MSFKIDRGLFKYDFIDHHAILCVPVDADVKEIRKRYLQIARRLHPDSRFTESDEQKQLGNELLSKLVNPAYEKLAGDRTRTEYILILSQIGKRLLQESTSVTLTTDLAKELAKSPNIDHVYKSAIAKLAQSQYDSLDQVQQIIAQISELNLVYLMRSASKTSAAPLPPTQPKVQSGIPQPNTPKNTLPKPAPAPPKEDTVVEQYVRRAQSLIDKNQFAQAKVELQDALKLEPKNSRCHSLIAMVYLRQNQLKMAKIHFENALKLDPNDETALQWKPKIDKALAQHPNDHKVTSSANNGDKQPDKSGSGGLFGGLFGGKKK; this is translated from the coding sequence ATGTCTTTCAAAATAGATCGTGGATTATTTAAATATGATTTCATAGATCATCACGCAATATTGTGCGTTCCAGTTGATGCGGATGTCAAAGAGATTCGGAAACGCTATCTCCAAATTGCCCGCCGCTTACACCCGGATAGTAGGTTTACTGAAAGTGATGAACAAAAACAGCTAGGAAACGAATTGTTATCAAAGTTGGTTAACCCAGCTTACGAAAAACTTGCTGGCGATCGCACTCGCACGGAATATATTTTAATTTTGTCGCAAATCGGCAAGCGCTTGCTACAAGAGTCTACTTCGGTGACTCTCACCACCGACTTGGCTAAAGAGTTAGCTAAGTCACCTAATATCGATCATGTCTATAAAAGTGCGATCGCTAAACTAGCTCAAAGCCAATATGATTCTTTAGACCAAGTGCAGCAAATTATTGCCCAAATTAGTGAGTTGAATTTAGTCTATTTAATGCGGAGTGCAAGCAAAACATCCGCTGCGCCGTTGCCACCTACTCAACCCAAAGTTCAATCAGGTATACCTCAACCAAATACACCAAAAAATACACTCCCAAAACCAGCACCAGCGCCACCAAAAGAAGATACGGTTGTAGAACAGTATGTTCGTCGCGCTCAATCTTTGATTGACAAAAACCAATTTGCCCAAGCCAAAGTAGAGTTGCAAGATGCCCTGAAGCTAGAACCTAAAAATAGTCGCTGCCATAGCTTGATTGCAATGGTGTATTTGAGGCAAAACCAGCTAAAAATGGCAAAAATCCACTTTGAAAACGCTTTAAAGTTAGATCCTAATGACGAAACGGCATTGCAATGGAAACCTAAAATAGATAAGGCATTAGCACAACACCCTAACGATCATAAGGTGACTTCATCCGCCAATAATGGAGATAAGCAACCAGATAAATCTGGTAGTGGTGGTTTGTTCGGTGGTTTGTTTGGTGGGAAGAAAAAATAA
- a CDS encoding ABC transporter ATP-binding protein — protein sequence MTNDYLLDVQNVHAGYIKDVDILQGVNFLVAPGELVTVIGPNGAGKSTLAKAIFGLLIPHTGTITFKGENIVGLKSNEIVQRGMCYVPQIANVFPSLSVEENLEMGAFVLNVPLKPIKDKIFTMFPKLSDRRRQRAGTLSGGERQMLAMGKALMLEPSLLILDEPSAALSPILVTQVFEQIKQINQAGTAIVLVEQNARKALEMADRGYVLESGRDAISGLGQELLNDPKVGELYLGAGKRH from the coding sequence ATGACAAATGACTATTTACTAGATGTTCAAAATGTCCATGCTGGATACATCAAAGATGTAGATATCCTACAAGGTGTGAATTTCCTGGTTGCCCCAGGAGAATTGGTAACAGTGATAGGCCCCAATGGTGCTGGTAAATCTACTTTGGCAAAAGCAATTTTTGGGCTTTTGATCCCCCACACAGGCACAATTACCTTCAAAGGTGAAAATATCGTGGGGCTAAAGTCCAATGAAATTGTTCAACGAGGAATGTGTTATGTACCACAAATCGCCAATGTTTTCCCCTCTCTCAGTGTTGAAGAGAACTTGGAGATGGGTGCTTTTGTACTTAATGTTCCTCTGAAACCAATTAAAGATAAAATATTTACTATGTTCCCCAAACTGAGCGATCGCCGTCGTCAACGGGCTGGTACTCTCTCTGGAGGAGAACGCCAGATGCTAGCGATGGGCAAAGCTTTGATGTTGGAACCTAGTTTGCTGATTTTGGATGAACCATCTGCTGCTTTATCCCCGATCTTAGTGACACAAGTATTTGAGCAGATTAAACAAATTAATCAGGCGGGAACTGCGATCGTATTAGTAGAACAAAATGCCCGTAAAGCCTTAGAGATGGCTGATCGCGGCTATGTACTGGAGTCTGGACGCGATGCTATCTCGGGCCTTGGTCAAGAACTGTTGAACGATCCTAAAGTGGGTGAACTATATCTGGGAGCAGGTAAAAGACATTAA
- a CDS encoding HPP family protein has translation MIDSKKVRLKWQNYWFKTFGRWRSCPLTCPIDRPHHRHVFWSWIGSFLAITATSYLAVKTNSPLLMAPFGATSVLIFGVPDSPLAQPRNVIGGNLLAAIVSLIILHFFGASPLAMGMAVSGAIAIMQFTGTVHPPSGAVALVVMMTKPGWLFLLTPAFEGSMILVLITTLSLEKSNKKCRGKRCSAPECV, from the coding sequence ATGATCGATAGTAAAAAAGTTCGGTTGAAGTGGCAAAATTATTGGTTTAAAACCTTTGGTAGATGGCGTTCTTGTCCGTTAACCTGTCCAATAGACAGACCTCATCATCGCCATGTTTTTTGGAGTTGGATCGGTAGTTTTTTAGCCATCACAGCAACGTCTTACCTTGCTGTTAAAACTAATTCTCCTTTGCTAATGGCTCCTTTTGGTGCTACAAGTGTCTTGATCTTTGGTGTCCCTGACAGTCCTTTAGCTCAACCTCGTAATGTCATTGGGGGTAATCTTTTAGCTGCTATAGTGAGTCTGATAATTCTGCATTTTTTCGGTGCTTCTCCCTTGGCAATGGGAATGGCTGTTTCTGGTGCGATCGCAATTATGCAGTTTACCGGAACTGTACACCCACCTTCAGGTGCTGTTGCATTAGTTGTCATGATGACGAAACCAGGCTGGCTATTTCTGCTAACACCTGCCTTTGAGGGATCGATGATCTTAGTGCTAATAACAACATTGTCTCTAGAGAAATCAAACAAAAAATGTAGGGGCAAGCGATGCTCTGCCCCTGAGTGTGTATAG
- a CDS encoding HEAT repeat domain-containing protein: MTALSLQEISTQLESPNLRDRMVALANLRHVSPEQAVPLIKKVLDDESLQLRSMAIFALGIKPTPECYSILVRILENDPDYGIRADAAGALGYLGDARAFEVLSRAFYEDTDWLVRFSAAVSLGNIKDPRARQILLQALDSKEVVLQQAAISALGEIKDIESVDQILRFAQSDDWLVRQRLAEALGNLPTPKSVSALKYLEKDNHFNVAEAARIGLKKLEEIGDQA, encoded by the coding sequence ATGACAGCTCTCAGCTTACAAGAAATTTCTACTCAGTTAGAAAGTCCGAACTTACGCGATCGCATGGTAGCTCTTGCTAATCTGCGTCATGTTTCTCCTGAACAGGCAGTCCCTTTAATTAAAAAGGTACTAGACGACGAATCTTTGCAACTGCGATCGATGGCAATATTTGCCCTTGGAATCAAGCCAACGCCAGAATGTTATTCAATTTTGGTCAGAATTCTCGAAAATGACCCCGATTATGGCATCCGCGCTGATGCCGCCGGTGCTTTAGGATATTTGGGCGATGCCAGAGCCTTTGAAGTGCTTTCACGGGCGTTTTATGAAGATACTGATTGGCTAGTACGCTTTAGTGCAGCCGTTTCTCTTGGTAACATTAAAGACCCCCGTGCCCGTCAAATTCTTCTTCAGGCATTAGATAGCAAAGAAGTAGTGTTGCAACAAGCTGCAATTTCTGCGCTCGGAGAAATTAAAGATATTGAGTCTGTCGATCAGATTCTACGCTTTGCCCAATCAGATGATTGGTTAGTCAGGCAGCGTTTGGCAGAAGCTTTGGGTAATCTTCCCACTCCCAAGAGTGTCTCAGCTTTAAAATACTTAGAAAAAGACAATCATTTCAACGTTGCTGAGGCAGCCAGAATTGGCCTCAAGAAGCTTGAGGAAATAGGCGATCAAGCTTAA
- a CDS encoding tetratricopeptide repeat protein, with the protein MSNLWRLFISVIIAFSLTFLTLSAHSAPVSITQITASNFLELGVDKMRRGSYQEAIESFNQAIEVEKDFAVAYSDRCLAYLQLQDYHQAIADCTQAINFAPNHSEAYLNRGLALYRQGDYSGAIVDYNQAIALKPSDFRAYYNRGLAFAGDGKDSEAILDFNLALTQIPRITSLLLADIYNDRGLAHFVLQDIQAAMLDFNLAIRLNANDYRAYFNRGCTCGRNGDDFGAVRDFSHVIRLNPSNAQAYVNRGVAHYRLGYHLGAISDLQKASEYFYNQGKKVAYEKTLDLLKNLRQQISSATEIALL; encoded by the coding sequence ATGAGTAATTTATGGCGATTATTTATCAGTGTAATTATTGCTTTTTCTCTCACTTTTTTGACTTTATCTGCACATTCAGCACCCGTTTCCATTACCCAAATTACAGCGAGTAATTTTTTGGAATTAGGTGTAGATAAGATGCGGCGGGGTAGTTACCAGGAAGCAATAGAGAGTTTTAATCAGGCAATTGAAGTTGAGAAAGATTTTGCTGTAGCTTACAGCGATCGCTGTCTTGCTTATCTTCAATTACAAGATTACCATCAAGCGATCGCAGATTGTACCCAAGCTATAAATTTTGCACCTAATCACTCTGAGGCTTATCTGAACCGGGGTTTGGCACTTTACAGACAAGGGGATTATTCCGGTGCCATCGTTGATTATAATCAAGCGATCGCACTTAAACCATCCGATTTTCGAGCTTACTACAACCGAGGGTTAGCCTTTGCAGGGGATGGGAAAGACTCGGAGGCAATTCTTGACTTTAATTTAGCTTTAACTCAAATTCCCCGAATTACTAGCTTACTGCTTGCAGATATCTACAATGACCGAGGTTTGGCGCATTTTGTCTTACAAGATATCCAAGCAGCGATGCTCGACTTTAATCTAGCAATTCGTCTCAACGCTAACGATTATAGAGCGTACTTTAACCGGGGTTGTACTTGCGGCCGAAATGGAGATGACTTTGGTGCAGTGCGTGATTTTTCCCACGTCATCAGACTCAACCCCAGTAATGCCCAGGCTTACGTTAATCGGGGAGTAGCTCACTATCGCTTAGGATATCATTTAGGAGCTATATCTGATTTACAAAAAGCATCTGAGTACTTTTACAATCAAGGAAAGAAAGTTGCCTACGAAAAAACTTTAGATTTACTGAAGAATCTGCGACAACAAATTTCGTCTGCAACGGAAATCGCTCTTTTGTAA
- a CDS encoding inositol monophosphatase family protein yields the protein MTNIQIFLDIATEAALAAGAILQGYLGKLEDAIIEKGRPGDLVTAADKASEELILEILHRHFPQHSILAEESGKLGNQENEYLWAIDPLDGTTNYAHQYPFFAVSIGLLINGVPEVGVIYDPFHNELFSAATGLGATRNRRPINVSATSELSKSLLVTGFAYDRRETSDNNYAEFSHLTHLTQGVRRSGSASLDLAYVACGRVDGYWERGLSPWDIAAGIILLQEAGGKVTAYNGTPVKIESGRILATNGYIHDSLSNELLQVPPLSAWV from the coding sequence ATGACAAATATACAAATTTTTCTAGATATTGCTACAGAAGCAGCCTTAGCTGCTGGTGCTATTTTGCAAGGTTACTTAGGTAAGTTAGAAGACGCAATTATTGAAAAAGGTCGCCCTGGTGATTTAGTCACGGCTGCTGATAAAGCCTCAGAAGAGTTGATTTTAGAAATTTTGCATCGCCATTTTCCCCAGCACTCTATCCTCGCTGAAGAATCAGGCAAATTAGGTAATCAAGAAAATGAATACCTCTGGGCAATAGATCCTCTAGATGGCACAACCAACTACGCCCATCAATACCCGTTTTTTGCAGTTTCTATTGGGCTGTTAATTAATGGCGTTCCAGAAGTTGGTGTAATTTATGACCCATTCCATAATGAGCTATTCAGTGCGGCTACTGGCTTGGGAGCAACGCGAAATCGTCGTCCCATCAATGTTTCGGCAACATCTGAACTGAGTAAAAGCCTACTAGTAACTGGATTTGCCTACGATCGCCGTGAAACCTCTGATAACAACTACGCAGAATTTAGTCACCTCACCCACCTTACGCAAGGGGTTAGACGTAGCGGTTCAGCATCGCTAGATTTGGCTTATGTTGCCTGTGGGCGTGTCGATGGTTACTGGGAACGAGGGCTTTCTCCTTGGGATATTGCCGCCGGGATAATTTTGTTGCAAGAAGCCGGGGGCAAAGTCACCGCATACAATGGCACTCCTGTCAAAATTGAGTCAGGTAGAATTCTGGCCACAAATGGTTATATTCACGACTCTCTCAGTAACGAACTGTTACAAGTTCCGCCACTATCAGCCTGGGTATAG
- the petJ gene encoding cytochrome c6 PetJ — protein sequence MKKMIKVILLGIAIFTFAFSSPAFAGDAVSGAKVFSANCASCHAGGKNLVQAAKNLKKEALEKYGLYSAEAIIAQVTNGKNAMPAFGKRLKADQIENVAAYVLSQADKGWK from the coding sequence ATGAAAAAAATGATTAAAGTCATATTGTTAGGCATAGCAATCTTCACCTTTGCCTTCAGTAGCCCAGCTTTTGCAGGAGATGCCGTTAGTGGAGCTAAAGTATTTAGTGCTAATTGTGCTTCTTGTCATGCGGGAGGTAAGAATCTGGTTCAAGCAGCAAAAAACCTGAAGAAGGAAGCTTTGGAAAAGTATGGTTTGTACTCAGCAGAGGCAATTATTGCCCAAGTTACAAATGGTAAAAATGCTATGCCTGCCTTCGGCAAACGTTTGAAAGCTGACCAAATTGAAAATGTAGCTGCTTACGTGCTTTCACAAGCAGACAAGGGCTGGAAGTAG